A genomic stretch from Lysobacter ciconiae includes:
- a CDS encoding phosphoenolpyruvate carboxykinase (GTP) yields the protein MSALAGSSLDSLNQWVARVAALTQPDAVHWCDGSDAENEALTAAMQADGTLIKLNEQTHPGSWLHRSDPEDVARVEHLTFVCTSDRDDAGPNNHWMAPADGHAKMDALFQGCMRGRTMYVIPYCMGPIDSPLSRCGVEITDSRYVVANMRIMTRMGAPALARIEREGNFVKGLHSTGELDPDRRFIMHFPEELEIKSYGSGYGGNALLGKKCHALRIASHQARSEGWLAEHMLILGLENPQGETHYIAAAFPSACGKTNLAMLIPPEGYLKDGWKVTTVGDDICWMRPGSDGRLYAINPEAGFFGVAPGTSKKSNPNALASIQSNTIFTNVGLTADNQPWWEGLDEGEPVTDWRGEPYDAAKRPAAHPNSRFTVSARQCPSYSQESENPVGVPISAIVFGGRRPSLVPLVFEARDWTHGVLIGAAMGSETTAAATGAVGVMRRDPMAMKPFCGYNFADYFSHWLDFDNGRNQLPKVFHVNWFRRGEQGDFLWPGFGENLRVLEWMIGRVNGTAGAVETPIGNLPTASDLNLEGVELSTEAMEKLFGFERAGWQQEFASIGEYLEEYGPRMPQALKGEQQRIAAQLQE from the coding sequence GGAAGCTCGCTCGATTCACTCAACCAGTGGGTAGCGCGGGTGGCCGCGCTCACCCAGCCCGACGCGGTCCACTGGTGTGATGGCAGCGATGCCGAGAATGAGGCGCTGACCGCGGCCATGCAGGCCGACGGCACGCTGATCAAGCTCAACGAACAGACCCATCCGGGCAGCTGGCTGCATCGCTCCGACCCCGAGGACGTGGCTCGGGTGGAGCACCTGACTTTCGTGTGCACCAGCGACCGCGACGACGCCGGTCCGAACAACCACTGGATGGCGCCCGCCGACGGCCACGCCAAGATGGATGCGCTGTTCCAGGGCTGCATGCGCGGCCGCACGATGTACGTGATCCCTTACTGCATGGGGCCGATCGACTCGCCGCTGTCGCGTTGCGGGGTGGAGATCACCGACAGTCGCTACGTGGTCGCCAACATGCGCATCATGACCCGCATGGGCGCGCCGGCGCTGGCGCGGATCGAGCGCGAGGGGAACTTCGTCAAGGGCCTGCACTCCACCGGCGAGCTGGACCCGGATCGGCGCTTCATCATGCACTTCCCCGAAGAGCTGGAGATCAAGTCCTACGGCTCGGGCTACGGCGGCAATGCCTTGCTGGGCAAGAAGTGCCACGCGCTGCGCATCGCCAGCCACCAGGCCCGCTCCGAAGGCTGGCTGGCCGAGCACATGCTGATCCTCGGACTGGAGAATCCGCAGGGCGAAACCCACTACATTGCCGCCGCGTTTCCCTCAGCCTGCGGCAAGACCAACCTGGCAATGCTGATACCGCCCGAGGGTTATCTCAAGGACGGCTGGAAGGTCACCACCGTGGGCGATGACATCTGCTGGATGCGCCCCGGCAGTGACGGCCGCCTGTACGCGATCAACCCGGAAGCGGGCTTCTTCGGCGTCGCGCCGGGGACGTCGAAGAAGTCCAATCCCAACGCATTGGCGTCGATCCAGTCCAACACCATTTTCACCAACGTCGGCCTCACCGCCGACAACCAGCCGTGGTGGGAGGGCCTGGACGAAGGCGAGCCGGTCACCGATTGGCGAGGCGAGCCCTACGATGCGGCCAAGCGTCCGGCAGCGCATCCCAACTCGCGCTTCACCGTGTCCGCCCGCCAGTGCCCCAGCTATTCGCAGGAGAGTGAAAACCCGGTCGGCGTGCCGATTTCCGCGATCGTGTTCGGAGGACGCCGGCCCTCTCTGGTGCCGCTGGTATTCGAAGCCCGCGACTGGACGCACGGCGTGCTGATCGGCGCGGCGATGGGCTCGGAGACGACGGCGGCAGCCACCGGAGCGGTGGGCGTCATGCGCCGTGATCCGATGGCGATGAAGCCCTTCTGTGGCTACAACTTCGCCGACTATTTCAGCCACTGGCTGGACTTTGACAATGGTCGCAACCAGCTGCCCAAGGTCTTCCACGTGAACTGGTTCCGTCGCGGCGAGCAGGGCGACTTCCTGTGGCCGGGCTTTGGCGAGAACCTGCGGGTGCTCGAATGGATGATCGGCCGGGTGAACGGCACGGCCGGCGCAGTGGAAACACCGATCGGCAACCTGCCGACCGCGTCCGACCTGAATCTGGAGGGCGTCGAGCTGAGCACGGAGGCGATGGAGAAGCTCTTCGGCTTCGAGCGCGCCGGTTGGCAGCAGGAATTCGCGAGCATCGGCGAGTACCTGGAAGAGTACGGACCGCGCATGCCGCAGGCGTTGAAGGGCGAGCAGCAGCGCATCGCGGCACAGCTGCAGGAGTAG